In Bicyclus anynana chromosome 13, ilBicAnyn1.1, whole genome shotgun sequence, a genomic segment contains:
- the LOC112043101 gene encoding solute carrier family 22 member 5 isoform X2: MGLFKISPVQVLNKGNQQDSAEEKDAVSTIIGNYGRWQLMMTLILPLFALPSTFHIYLPTFTTKLTDFWCRRPANLSSLPVESWINYSQPIDACSVREVPQGITVESIMNNTAPMLESLKKCLEWEYDRSEVGDTIITEWSLVCDNASFTTLSEVAFLVSVGIGGVTGGWFSDKFGRKRTLMGMIAFQSILGVLCIFVKTFTQYILVRLALGLVSVSIVYAAFVLSVELVGGRWVTIAGSFNFFPLPTAYIIVSLVSIALPDWRDIQLALAIPGPCLLLLWFVIPESPRWLLSTGRIEEAKTILEKAAKINNRTVDDVDKIIKLYSTDHKKEEPSVLMLFKGYLLKRTFCLFIAWFSMNLAYYGLVLNIGKFNLENLHMTSIILAVVEIPAITALNAHLPMSALAVLSIAGGGIILLLPDTKSAKDESSKETTNTACGGTFKTTENTS; encoded by the exons ATGGGactatttaaaa TAAGCCCCGTTCAAGTACTAAATAAAGGAAACCAACAAGATTCCGCCGAAGAAAAAGATGCCGTGTCGACCATCATTGGAAATTATGGTCGATGGCAGCTGATGATGACGTTAATCTTACCACTGTTTGCCCTCCCATCTACTTTTCATATATATTTGCCAACATTTACG ACAAAACTAACGGATTTTTGGTGTCGAAGGCCTGCAAATTTGTCAAGTCTACCAGTAGAAAGCTGGATCAACTACAGTCAACCTATAGATGCCTGCTCTGTACGAGAAGTTCCTCAAGGAATAACTGTGGAGAGCATAATGAATAACACGGCTCCTATGTTGGAGTCTTTAAAAAAGTGTTTGGAATGGGAGTACGATCGTTCAGAAGTTGGAGACACTATCATAACGGAATGGAGCCTAGTGTGTGATAATGCCAGTTTCACCACATTGTCTGAAGTGGCGTTTCTAGTCAGCGTTGGTATTGGGGGCGTGACGGGGGGATGGTTTTCTGACAA ATTTGGTCGCAAACGAACACTGATGGGTATGATAGCATTCCAAAGTATACTGggtgtattatgtattttcgtTAAGACATTCACACAATATATTCTGGTACGACTCGCTCTGGGACTGGTGTCAGTATCAATTGTGTACGCAGCCTTCGTACTGTCTGTGGAACTGGTGGGCGGACGATGGGTGACGATCGCAGGATCTTTCAACTTCTTTCCATTGCCTACAGCTTACATAATAGTATCGCTGGTATCAATCGCCTTGCCTGACTGGAGAGATATCCAACTTGCACTGGCTATACCAGGACCGTGTCTACTTCTACTTTG GTTTGTTATACCAGAATCACCTCGATGGTTGTTAAGTACCGGAAGAATTGaagaagctaaaactatattaGAAAAAGCAGCAAAAATTAACAACAGAACTGTTGACGatgtagataaaataataaagttatacTCAACTGATCATAAGAAAGAGGAACCAAGCGTACTAATGCTTTTTAAAGGATATCTTTTAAAGagaacattttgtttatttatcgcTTGGTTTTCAATGAACCTCGCATATTATGGTTTAGTTTTGAATATTGGTAAATTCAACTTGGAAAACCTGCATATGACATCGATTATACTAGCTGTAGTTGAAATACCAGCAATA ACGGCACTCAATGCTCACTTACCAATGTCCGCACTGGCAGTGCTGAGTATAGCTGGGGGTGGTATAATTCTTCTGCTGCCTGACACGAAATCCGCTAAAGATGAATCAAG CAAAGAGACCACAAACACAGCATGCGGCGGTACTTTTAAGACAACTGAAAATACGTCATGA
- the LOC128198621 gene encoding uncharacterized protein LOC128198621 has translation MEAKVLENNRDLILGALNPLLKVENMLGFFRFQVVNGQLKTSSRKMKLYALFVICVVIMTYYVLYCSALSSKSINIFEGASALIKTLQYAVLLVNVSCFNKNSIVIIESFAIIDYELKAASKTVYKKTRQQVLISLSVLIGIYTIGLMYECKNWCSENIYSTFFHLVTDITRHIQLFMFFIFVKLITMRVDILNEYLKQITDLKSENQSDTYSNNQLPHSVVNFNKYFGGPLNKNKREIISLAKAFDALGETTNNINELFNYQIFNALICTFGYSILLSWIAVQYYYYTHNIDTILALMSQCLSELFFIALVCYVCEGMYLKRNTTRVSVNKLIMDYDLPREKRIQAKAFFDLIEVWPMQIHAYDMISIDIKLMLKLISVSTTYLIVVIQMSKFT, from the coding sequence aTGGAAGCAAAAGTATTAGAAAATAATCGTGATCTGATTCTGGGCGCATTAAATCCGTTGCTAAAAGTTGAAAATATGTTAGGCTTCTTTCGATTCCAAGTTGTAAATGGTCAGCTAAAAACATCGAGTAGAAAAATGAAACTCTATGCATTATTTGTGATTTGTGTCGTAATCATGACTTACTATGTTTTATATTGCAGTGCATTATCTTCTAAATCTATTAATATCTTTGAGGGGGCATCTGCACTGATAAAGACACTACAGTATGCTGTGTTATTAGTTAATGTTtcgtgttttaataaaaatagtatagttATCATTGAGTCATTTGCTATAATAGATTATGAACTTAAAGCTGCAAGTAaaactgtttataaaaaaacccgacAGCAAGTACTAATTAGTTTATCTGTATTGATTGGGATATATACAATTGGTTTAATGTACGAATGTAAAAATTGGTGTAGCGAAAATATATACAGTACTTTTTTCCACCTTGTCACTGATATCACGCGTCATATTCAACTATTTATGttctttatttttgtgaaattaaTAACAATGCGTGTAGATATTCTGAACGAATACTTAAAACAAATCACTGATTTAAAAAGCGAAAACCAATCTGATACTTACTCAAACAATCAATTGCCTCACAGTGTTGTAAATTTCAACAAATATTTTGGTGGCCCTTTGAATAAAAACAAGAGAGAAATTATATCCTTGGCAAAAGCTTTCGATGCTTTAGGGGAAACTACAAATAACATAAATGAACTTTTCAATTACCAAATATTCAATGCCCTCATCTGTACTTTTGGTTATAGCATTTTATTGTCTTGGATTGCAGTTCAATATTACTATTATACGCACAATATTGATACTATATTAGCACTAATGTCACAATGTCTTTctgaattgttttttattgcTTTGGTATGTTATGTATGTGAGGGTATGTATTTAAAACGAAATACTACTAGAGTGTCagtaaataaacttattatGGATTACGATCTCCCTCGTGAAAAGCGAATTCAAGCGAAAGCGTTCTTTGATTTGATTGAAGTGTGGCCAATGCAAATACATGCCTATGATATGATTTCTATTGACATTAAACTGATGTTAAAACTAATAAGTGTATCAACGACTTATTTAATCGTTGTAATTCAAATgtcaaaatttacataa
- the LOC112043101 gene encoding solute carrier family 22 member 5 isoform X3, translating to MGLFKISPVQVLNKGNQQDSAEEKDAVSTIIGNYGRWQLMMTLILPLFALPSTFHIYLPTFTTKLTDFWCRRPANLSSLPVESWINYSQPIDACSVREVPQGITVESIMNNTAPMLESLKKCLEWEYDRSEVGDTIITEWSLVCDNASFTTLSEVAFLVSVGIGGVTGGWFSDKFGRKRTLMGMIAFQSILGVLCIFVKTFTQYILVRLALGLVSVSIVYAAFVLSVELVGGRWVTIAGSFNFFPLPTAYIIVSLVSIALPDWRDIQLALAIPGPCLLLLWFVIPESPRWLLSTGRIEEAKTILEKAAKINNRTTALNAHLPMSALAVLSIAGGGIILLLPDTKSAKDESSKETTNTACGGTFKTTENTS from the exons ATGGGactatttaaaa TAAGCCCCGTTCAAGTACTAAATAAAGGAAACCAACAAGATTCCGCCGAAGAAAAAGATGCCGTGTCGACCATCATTGGAAATTATGGTCGATGGCAGCTGATGATGACGTTAATCTTACCACTGTTTGCCCTCCCATCTACTTTTCATATATATTTGCCAACATTTACG ACAAAACTAACGGATTTTTGGTGTCGAAGGCCTGCAAATTTGTCAAGTCTACCAGTAGAAAGCTGGATCAACTACAGTCAACCTATAGATGCCTGCTCTGTACGAGAAGTTCCTCAAGGAATAACTGTGGAGAGCATAATGAATAACACGGCTCCTATGTTGGAGTCTTTAAAAAAGTGTTTGGAATGGGAGTACGATCGTTCAGAAGTTGGAGACACTATCATAACGGAATGGAGCCTAGTGTGTGATAATGCCAGTTTCACCACATTGTCTGAAGTGGCGTTTCTAGTCAGCGTTGGTATTGGGGGCGTGACGGGGGGATGGTTTTCTGACAA ATTTGGTCGCAAACGAACACTGATGGGTATGATAGCATTCCAAAGTATACTGggtgtattatgtattttcgtTAAGACATTCACACAATATATTCTGGTACGACTCGCTCTGGGACTGGTGTCAGTATCAATTGTGTACGCAGCCTTCGTACTGTCTGTGGAACTGGTGGGCGGACGATGGGTGACGATCGCAGGATCTTTCAACTTCTTTCCATTGCCTACAGCTTACATAATAGTATCGCTGGTATCAATCGCCTTGCCTGACTGGAGAGATATCCAACTTGCACTGGCTATACCAGGACCGTGTCTACTTCTACTTTG GTTTGTTATACCAGAATCACCTCGATGGTTGTTAAGTACCGGAAGAATTGaagaagctaaaactatattaGAAAAAGCAGCAAAAATTAACAACAGAACT ACGGCACTCAATGCTCACTTACCAATGTCCGCACTGGCAGTGCTGAGTATAGCTGGGGGTGGTATAATTCTTCTGCTGCCTGACACGAAATCCGCTAAAGATGAATCAAG CAAAGAGACCACAAACACAGCATGCGGCGGTACTTTTAAGACAACTGAAAATACGTCATGA
- the LOC112043101 gene encoding organic cation transporter protein isoform X1 translates to MGLFKISPVQVLNKGNQQDSAEEKDAVSTIIGNYGRWQLMMTLILPLFALPSTFHIYLPTFTTKLTDFWCRRPANLSSLPVESWINYSQPIDACSVREVPQGITVESIMNNTAPMLESLKKCLEWEYDRSEVGDTIITEWSLVCDNASFTTLSEVAFLVSVGIGGVTGGWFSDKFGRKRTLMGMIAFQSILGVLCIFVKTFTQYILVRLALGLVSVSIVYAAFVLSVELVGGRWVTIAGSFNFFPLPTAYIIVSLVSIALPDWRDIQLALAIPGPCLLLLWFVIPESPRWLLSTGRIEEAKTILEKAAKINNRTVDDVDKIIKLYSTDHKKEEPSVLMLFKGYLLKRTFCLFIAWFSMNLAYYGLVLNIGKFNLENLHMTSIILAVVEIPAIVISIPILLKSGRKFPVFASMVICGLACIASELFTILLDNTWVIISCLMIGKFTISGTNVMLPIYTAELYPTVVRNLGVGATQVAAGLALICIPYLWDLTALNAHLPMSALAVLSIAGGGIILLLPDTKSAKDESSKETTNTACGGTFKTTENTS, encoded by the exons ATGGGactatttaaaa TAAGCCCCGTTCAAGTACTAAATAAAGGAAACCAACAAGATTCCGCCGAAGAAAAAGATGCCGTGTCGACCATCATTGGAAATTATGGTCGATGGCAGCTGATGATGACGTTAATCTTACCACTGTTTGCCCTCCCATCTACTTTTCATATATATTTGCCAACATTTACG ACAAAACTAACGGATTTTTGGTGTCGAAGGCCTGCAAATTTGTCAAGTCTACCAGTAGAAAGCTGGATCAACTACAGTCAACCTATAGATGCCTGCTCTGTACGAGAAGTTCCTCAAGGAATAACTGTGGAGAGCATAATGAATAACACGGCTCCTATGTTGGAGTCTTTAAAAAAGTGTTTGGAATGGGAGTACGATCGTTCAGAAGTTGGAGACACTATCATAACGGAATGGAGCCTAGTGTGTGATAATGCCAGTTTCACCACATTGTCTGAAGTGGCGTTTCTAGTCAGCGTTGGTATTGGGGGCGTGACGGGGGGATGGTTTTCTGACAA ATTTGGTCGCAAACGAACACTGATGGGTATGATAGCATTCCAAAGTATACTGggtgtattatgtattttcgtTAAGACATTCACACAATATATTCTGGTACGACTCGCTCTGGGACTGGTGTCAGTATCAATTGTGTACGCAGCCTTCGTACTGTCTGTGGAACTGGTGGGCGGACGATGGGTGACGATCGCAGGATCTTTCAACTTCTTTCCATTGCCTACAGCTTACATAATAGTATCGCTGGTATCAATCGCCTTGCCTGACTGGAGAGATATCCAACTTGCACTGGCTATACCAGGACCGTGTCTACTTCTACTTTG GTTTGTTATACCAGAATCACCTCGATGGTTGTTAAGTACCGGAAGAATTGaagaagctaaaactatattaGAAAAAGCAGCAAAAATTAACAACAGAACTGTTGACGatgtagataaaataataaagttatacTCAACTGATCATAAGAAAGAGGAACCAAGCGTACTAATGCTTTTTAAAGGATATCTTTTAAAGagaacattttgtttatttatcgcTTGGTTTTCAATGAACCTCGCATATTATGGTTTAGTTTTGAATATTGGTAAATTCAACTTGGAAAACCTGCATATGACATCGATTATACTAGCTGTAGTTGAAATACCAGCAATAGTAATAAGCATTCCTATACTGTTAAAATCTGGTAGAAAGTTTCCTGTGTTCGCTTCAATGGTTATTTGCGGGTTGGCTTGTATAGCAAGTGAATTGTTTACTATATTGCTAGATAATACCTGGGTTATTATATCATGTTTGATGATTGGCAAGTTTACCATCTCGGGAACTAATGTGATGTTACCAATATACACGGCAGAGTTGTACCCAACTGTAGTGAGAAATCTTGGTGTCGGTGCTACTCAAGTCGCTGCAGGGCTGGCGCTTATTTGCATTCCTTATTTATGGGACTTG ACGGCACTCAATGCTCACTTACCAATGTCCGCACTGGCAGTGCTGAGTATAGCTGGGGGTGGTATAATTCTTCTGCTGCCTGACACGAAATCCGCTAAAGATGAATCAAG CAAAGAGACCACAAACACAGCATGCGGCGGTACTTTTAAGACAACTGAAAATACGTCATGA